The following are encoded together in the Desulfovibrio legallii genome:
- a CDS encoding DEAD/DEAH box helicase has translation MSRSEQSVVREMCQTFLHDSVPEYIRDAAYYILSEGEVQKINIQEGETWDVQGVIQGGDLQVYTPSLSFTITDRSTRHQCNCSDAFTGICRHVAALALRLVEELRKEQGDPEDTPPPSTDWKQSFRNFFSTDMEPEPGRHYLIFRFEPEQGRLLVSFFRGRQNKSGLSSVHNEITLEQIIQNPEWCEFSPQLPHVARQIGQHLDYYGHRVEIPQGLTSWFFWSVRKEYYLLWKDTDMPCRIESTPFSLKLRPILDDSGFHFDVLLKREGRPPLPIRAGRITGNERGSSQPESSAPEDAPITFHGQMPLWVCYQHNFYPVQTGLYPSLVRNLIYERPVVPHEEISEFLDRVWTRLPASELYEPQQFLKLMEPVFQPATYNPKLFLDEEGSLLTLEIDNVYETRHGEFTLNGPNPDFQTGSYGYEGQTFLVRRHQEEEAQLMSELTGMGFQARSSKLWFLEPEEAIAFLLDSYPKLVENYRVYGEKALSRYKVRTAMSNITAQVTSNEKEKWFSLDITVDYEGQSLPLEKIWKAWTRGKRYVQLKDGSYTSLPETWLEKLAHKLTALGLDPSKPPQQKFKQFEAPVLDSLLEDLPGAATDSFWNNLREKIRSFREVRPIAPPKGLNADLRAYQAQGLSYLNFLSEYGFGGILADEMGLGKTVQTLAFIQYMAERRYEGPNLIVVPTSVLPNWEREAEKFVPGLKRLTIYGTRREGMFKHIAGSDLIITTYALLRRDLEEMEKYEFNTVILDEAQNIKNPNTITARAVRRINARMRLCLSGTPIENNLFELWSLFEFLMPGFLGSQHAFQRGIVKPIKDGDAETLDYLRTRVRPFILRRTKAEVAKDLPPKVESVTCCALEDAQAELYAALARKLRAQVLADVDEKGLAKSQMSILDALLKLRQICCHPRLLKLDLPGFSNNLPSGKFDAFKDMVMEIVEGGHKVLVFSQFVQMLHIIRQWLEFSQVPFCYLDGASKDRFDQVDRFNNSPDIPIFLISLKAGGTGLNLTSADYVIHYDPWWNPAVESQATDRTHRIGQTRQVFSYKLICQNTVEEKILKLQEAKRGVAEAIIPGQDAWKSLTREDLEMLFEV, from the coding sequence ATGAGCCGATCAGAACAGAGCGTCGTTCGCGAAATGTGCCAGACTTTCCTGCACGACAGCGTGCCGGAGTACATCCGCGACGCGGCCTACTATATCCTCTCCGAGGGAGAGGTGCAAAAAATAAATATCCAGGAAGGCGAGACCTGGGACGTGCAGGGCGTCATCCAGGGCGGCGACCTGCAGGTCTATACGCCCAGCCTGAGCTTTACCATCACCGACCGCAGCACGCGCCACCAGTGCAACTGCTCCGACGCTTTCACGGGCATCTGCCGCCATGTGGCGGCCCTGGCTCTGCGCCTGGTGGAAGAACTGCGCAAGGAACAGGGCGACCCGGAAGACACCCCGCCCCCCAGCACGGACTGGAAGCAGAGCTTCCGCAACTTTTTTTCCACGGACATGGAGCCGGAACCCGGCCGCCACTATCTCATCTTCCGTTTCGAACCGGAACAGGGGCGGCTGCTGGTTTCCTTTTTCCGGGGGAGGCAGAACAAATCCGGCCTGTCCAGCGTGCACAACGAAATCACGCTGGAGCAGATCATCCAGAACCCTGAATGGTGCGAATTCTCTCCCCAGCTGCCGCACGTGGCCCGGCAGATCGGCCAGCACCTCGACTACTACGGCCACCGGGTGGAAATCCCCCAGGGGCTGACCTCCTGGTTTTTCTGGTCTGTGCGCAAGGAATATTACCTGCTCTGGAAAGACACGGACATGCCCTGCCGGATAGAGAGCACGCCCTTTTCCCTCAAGCTCAGGCCCATTCTGGACGACTCGGGCTTTCACTTTGACGTGCTGCTCAAGCGGGAGGGTCGCCCGCCCCTGCCCATCCGGGCCGGCCGCATCACGGGCAACGAACGCGGCAGCAGCCAGCCTGAAAGCTCTGCCCCCGAAGACGCGCCCATCACCTTTCACGGGCAGATGCCCCTGTGGGTCTGCTACCAGCACAATTTCTATCCGGTGCAAACGGGCCTCTACCCTTCCCTGGTGCGCAACCTGATCTATGAACGCCCCGTAGTGCCCCACGAAGAAATTTCGGAATTTCTGGACCGGGTCTGGACCCGCCTGCCCGCCTCGGAGCTCTATGAGCCGCAGCAGTTCCTCAAGCTCATGGAGCCGGTCTTCCAGCCCGCCACCTACAACCCCAAGCTCTTTCTGGATGAAGAAGGCAGCCTGCTGACCCTGGAAATCGACAACGTCTATGAAACCCGCCACGGCGAATTCACCCTCAACGGGCCCAACCCTGACTTCCAGACCGGCAGTTACGGCTATGAAGGACAGACTTTTCTGGTCCGCCGCCACCAGGAAGAAGAAGCCCAGCTCATGAGCGAACTGACGGGCATGGGCTTCCAGGCCCGCTCCAGCAAACTCTGGTTTCTGGAACCGGAAGAGGCCATTGCCTTTTTGCTGGATTCCTACCCCAAGCTGGTGGAAAACTACCGCGTCTATGGTGAAAAGGCCCTCTCGCGCTACAAGGTGCGCACGGCCATGTCCAACATCACGGCCCAGGTCACCAGCAATGAGAAGGAAAAGTGGTTTTCGCTGGATATTACCGTGGACTACGAAGGCCAGTCCCTGCCGCTGGAAAAAATCTGGAAGGCCTGGACGCGCGGCAAGCGCTATGTGCAGCTGAAGGACGGCTCCTACACCAGCCTGCCCGAAACCTGGCTGGAAAAGCTGGCCCACAAGCTCACGGCCCTGGGCCTGGACCCCAGCAAGCCGCCGCAGCAGAAGTTCAAACAATTCGAGGCCCCGGTGCTGGACAGCCTGCTGGAAGATCTGCCCGGCGCGGCCACGGACTCCTTCTGGAACAACCTGCGCGAAAAAATCCGCTCCTTCCGCGAGGTGCGGCCCATTGCCCCGCCCAAGGGCCTCAACGCCGATTTGCGCGCCTACCAGGCGCAGGGGCTTTCTTACCTCAACTTTCTGTCGGAATACGGCTTCGGCGGCATTCTGGCCGACGAAATGGGCCTGGGCAAAACCGTACAGACCCTGGCTTTTATCCAGTACATGGCGGAACGCCGGTACGAGGGCCCCAACCTTATTGTAGTGCCCACATCCGTGCTGCCCAACTGGGAACGGGAAGCGGAAAAGTTTGTGCCCGGACTCAAGCGCCTGACCATTTACGGCACCAGGCGCGAGGGCATGTTCAAACACATTGCAGGCTCGGATCTGATCATCACCACCTACGCCCTGTTGCGGCGCGACCTGGAGGAGATGGAAAAATACGAGTTTAACACCGTTATTCTGGATGAAGCCCAGAACATCAAAAACCCCAATACCATCACGGCTCGTGCCGTGCGCCGCATCAACGCCCGCATGCGCCTTTGCCTTTCGGGCACGCCCATTGAGAACAACCTCTTTGAGCTCTGGTCCCTGTTTGAATTCCTTATGCCCGGCTTTCTTGGTTCGCAGCATGCCTTCCAGCGCGGCATCGTCAAGCCCATCAAAGACGGCGACGCCGAAACCCTGGACTACCTGCGCACCCGCGTGCGGCCCTTCATCCTGCGCCGCACCAAGGCCGAGGTGGCCAAAGACCTGCCGCCCAAGGTGGAAAGCGTCACCTGCTGCGCCCTGGAGGACGCCCAGGCCGAACTCTACGCCGCCCTGGCCCGCAAACTGCGCGCCCAGGTGCTGGCCGACGTGGACGAAAAAGGCCTGGCCAAAAGCCAGATGTCCATCCTGGACGCCCTGCTTAAGCTGCGCCAGATCTGCTGCCACCCGCGCCTGCTCAAACTGGACCTGCCCGGTTTTTCCAATAACCTGCCTTCCGGCAAATTCGACGCCTTCAAAGACATGGTCATGGAAATCGTGGAGGGCGGGCACAAGGTGCTGGTCTTCTCGCAGTTTGTGCAGATGCTGCATATCATCCGGCAGTGGCTGGAATTCTCGCAGGTGCCCTTCTGCTATCTGGACGGAGCCAGCAAGGACCGCTTTGACCAGGTGGATCGCTTCAACAACAGCCCGGACATTCCCATCTTCCTCATTTCGCTCAAGGCGGGCGGCACAGGCCTTAACCTCACATCGGCGGACTACGTCATCCACTACGACCCGTGGTGGAATCCGGCGGTGGAAAGCCAGGCCACAGACCGCACCCACCGCATCGGCCAGACCCGGCAGGTCTTTTCCTACAAGCTCATCTGCCAGAACACGGTGGAGGAAAAAATCCTCAAGCTGCAGGAGGCCAAACGCGGCGTGGCCGAAGCCATCATCCCCGGTCAGGACGCCTGGAAGTCCCTCACTCGCGAGGATCTGGAAATGCTCTTCGAGGTGTAA
- a CDS encoding peptide-binding protein, translating to MEKIFFERSIKALTALHVALVALVCAAALWCASAAVAAAHGEAAAAPVDGGRILFGTIGEASNLIPYLTADAPSHEIADLLYVAPLRYDKNLQPEPWAAQSWSLEDGGKRLRFTLRKGILWEDGKELTTADVAFTCKLAADPATGSPYAEDFLRIKDLRIIDRYTFEVTYDQFFARAVATWMNPILPKHILEGQNIRTTDFARKPLGAGPYRLTSWESGSRMVLTASPSYFMGRPHIDKIVYRIIPDTATMFMETRAGRLDVMDLSPLQYLRQTSGPVWEREFRKYRYLASMYVFLGFNLEHPFFKDVRVRRAISLALDRDALIKGVLLGQGIPAFGPFKPGTWASHPTLKPLRQDLAAARALLAQAGFADHDHDGILDRDGKPLAFTILTNQGNEQRILTATVIQSQLRAIGVDVRIRTVEWAAFIREFVNKGRFDAVLLGWTIPQDPDIYQVWHSSQAVEGGLNFTHYRNPEVDTLLEEARSLPDQDQRARLYWRIQEILDRDQPYCFLFVPYALPVVQRRFQGIEPALAGIMYNFEQWWVPKSLQRSALEP from the coding sequence ATGGAAAAAATATTTTTTGAGCGCTCAATCAAGGCGCTGACCGCGCTGCACGTGGCCTTGGTGGCCCTGGTCTGCGCCGCAGCTTTGTGGTGCGCGTCGGCCGCAGTTGCCGCCGCGCATGGGGAAGCCGCCGCCGCGCCTGTGGACGGCGGGCGCATTTTGTTCGGCACCATTGGGGAGGCTTCCAACCTCATCCCTTATCTTACGGCCGATGCGCCTTCGCATGAAATTGCCGACCTGCTCTACGTGGCGCCCCTGCGCTACGACAAAAATCTGCAGCCTGAACCCTGGGCCGCCCAGAGCTGGAGCCTGGAGGACGGCGGCAAGCGTCTGCGTTTTACCCTGCGCAAGGGCATCCTCTGGGAGGACGGCAAGGAACTGACCACCGCGGACGTGGCCTTTACCTGCAAGCTGGCGGCGGACCCGGCTACGGGCAGCCCCTATGCCGAGGATTTTTTGCGCATCAAGGATCTGCGCATTATCGACCGCTATACCTTCGAGGTCACGTACGATCAGTTTTTCGCCCGGGCCGTAGCTACCTGGATGAACCCCATCCTGCCCAAACATATTCTGGAGGGGCAGAACATCCGCACCACGGATTTTGCCCGCAAGCCTCTGGGCGCGGGCCCGTACCGACTCACGTCGTGGGAATCGGGCAGCCGCATGGTGCTGACCGCTTCGCCTAGCTATTTTATGGGGCGACCGCACATTGATAAGATAGTCTACCGTATTATCCCCGACACGGCCACCATGTTTATGGAAACGCGGGCCGGGCGGCTGGACGTCATGGACCTTTCGCCCCTGCAGTATCTACGGCAGACCTCCGGCCCGGTCTGGGAGCGGGAATTTCGCAAATACCGCTATCTGGCCTCCATGTATGTTTTTCTGGGCTTTAACCTGGAGCACCCCTTTTTCAAAGATGTGCGCGTGCGGCGGGCCATTTCTCTGGCGCTGGACAGGGACGCCCTGATCAAGGGCGTGCTGCTGGGGCAGGGCATTCCGGCTTTCGGCCCTTTTAAGCCCGGCACCTGGGCCAGCCACCCCACGCTCAAGCCCCTGCGGCAGGATTTGGCCGCCGCCCGCGCCCTGCTGGCCCAGGCCGGCTTTGCCGACCACGACCACGATGGCATTCTGGACCGGGACGGCAAACCCCTGGCCTTTACCATCCTTACCAACCAGGGCAACGAACAGCGTATCCTCACGGCCACGGTCATTCAGTCCCAATTGCGGGCCATAGGCGTGGACGTGCGCATCCGTACGGTGGAGTGGGCCGCCTTTATCCGTGAATTTGTCAACAAAGGCCGCTTTGACGCCGTACTGCTGGGCTGGACCATCCCGCAGGATCCGGACATCTATCAGGTCTGGCATTCCTCCCAGGCTGTGGAGGGGGGCCTCAACTTTACCCACTACCGCAATCCGGAGGTGGACACACTGCTGGAAGAGGCGCGCTCCCTGCCGGACCAGGACCAGCGCGCCCGGCTCTACTGGCGCATTCAGGAAATTCTGGACCGGGATCAGCCCTACTGCTTTCTTTTTGTTCCTTACGCCCTGCCCGTGGTGCAGCGCCGCTTTCAAGGCATAGAACCGGCCCTGGCGGGCATCATGTATAATTTTGAACAATGGTGGGTGCCCAAGTCTCTGCAGCGCAGCGCCCTTGAGCCCTGA
- a CDS encoding sensor domain-containing diguanylate cyclase has translation MSKPVTTIAAALLLPALFMVLFFFVHDYANETTGNLNQGIVTRLQEIHQRHAKSFVRAIAEQLTAFKGVAAVLNDKSMEEADRVLVSLGPVLRAQGVRRFSLVDLDGQGTDLDGARVDHSRTPAFLRAKAGDVGFNVREDKPQNRCLIMAVPVRRNGIVAAVLMGGAKPERLEQRLESLAFGSSIYTLVLDSKARSLFWTPPPDKRMEDLLPLFAQQGLPPSLRDFLQQRFTKGRRNEVVHFEDAVSGSGLYLCNSPLPETGWQVVSLLPQKVETALVARQNAITTTLVWRIILVGALLALGLLFLARRTLHKMRLQQEDYRSIISSISGGVIKFAGLHGPFLFLSPNSLRLLGYGKEEFLRLFGNDFSATIYEHDRDMALRTMEQQLESGLHIDVEYRIRSKSGALIWICHKGSPVSVDHGAPYIQSIIFDITHNREAAQAKRISDERYHFILEQHDIIIFEQNLETGHFSCSAQWLQTFGRVFNILEPDPRHTLIPVHKNDRTRLAVFQNAVRQEAHHVKTSLELRLHDAAGHLRWYRIEASNLTNAQGKPIYIFGIITDIDQQKALELQLRSQANRDSATGMRNKMATEQAAARVLDMLNRHAEVPDDAQGYAMFMIDFDNFKSINDRLGHAAGDRAILEMAQIISKNFRNTDIVGRVGGDEFLVFCTAKMHKEQIRQRARQLVSQLHTQCRASEDSLSLTASLGVACYPQDGKDFATLFNHADMATYEAKRQGRNRCVFFDELGVGDATSPAAVRAATTKNADDAVPLLED, from the coding sequence ATGTCCAAGCCTGTTACCACTATAGCCGCTGCGCTCTTGTTGCCGGCACTGTTTATGGTGTTGTTTTTTTTTGTGCACGACTACGCCAACGAAACTACCGGCAATCTTAACCAGGGTATAGTCACCAGGCTGCAGGAAATACATCAGCGCCACGCCAAGAGCTTCGTCAGGGCTATTGCCGAACAACTTACGGCCTTCAAAGGCGTGGCCGCCGTACTGAACGACAAATCCATGGAAGAAGCAGACCGCGTGCTGGTCTCCTTGGGCCCCGTACTGCGCGCCCAGGGGGTGCGGCGCTTCAGCCTTGTAGACCTGGACGGCCAAGGAACGGACCTGGACGGCGCAAGGGTGGACCACAGCCGCACGCCGGCTTTTTTGCGGGCCAAAGCGGGCGACGTCGGCTTCAACGTGCGTGAAGACAAGCCGCAGAACCGATGTCTGATCATGGCCGTGCCCGTGCGCCGCAATGGTATTGTCGCGGCAGTGCTTATGGGCGGCGCCAAGCCGGAAAGGCTGGAACAGCGGCTGGAATCGCTGGCCTTCGGCAGCAGCATCTATACCCTTGTGCTGGACAGCAAGGCGCGATCGTTATTCTGGACGCCCCCACCGGACAAACGCATGGAAGACCTGCTGCCTTTGTTTGCCCAACAGGGGCTGCCGCCATCGCTGCGCGATTTTTTGCAGCAGCGCTTTACCAAGGGCCGCCGCAATGAGGTGGTGCATTTTGAAGATGCCGTTTCCGGCAGCGGGCTGTACCTATGTAACAGTCCGCTGCCGGAAACGGGCTGGCAGGTGGTTTCTCTGCTGCCGCAGAAAGTGGAAACTGCCCTTGTAGCCCGGCAAAACGCCATCACCACCACCCTTGTCTGGCGCATCATTCTGGTGGGAGCGCTGCTGGCCTTGGGGCTGCTTTTCCTGGCGCGACGGACACTGCACAAAATGCGCCTGCAGCAGGAAGATTATCGCTCCATTATCTCCAGTATTTCCGGTGGGGTCATCAAGTTCGCCGGGCTGCACGGGCCCTTCCTTTTTCTCAGTCCCAATTCTTTACGGTTACTCGGCTACGGCAAAGAAGAATTCCTGCGCCTGTTCGGCAACGACTTTTCCGCCACCATCTACGAACACGACAGGGATATGGCCCTGCGCACGATGGAACAACAGCTGGAAAGCGGACTGCACATTGACGTGGAATACCGCATACGTTCCAAGAGCGGCGCGCTCATCTGGATATGCCACAAAGGCTCACCGGTCAGTGTGGACCACGGCGCCCCCTACATCCAGAGCATTATTTTTGACATTACCCACAACAGAGAAGCAGCCCAGGCCAAGCGCATTTCAGACGAGCGCTACCATTTTATTCTGGAGCAGCACGACATCATCATTTTTGAACAAAATCTGGAAACAGGGCATTTTTCCTGCTCCGCCCAATGGCTGCAGACCTTCGGCCGCGTATTCAACATTCTGGAACCCGATCCCCGGCACACCCTTATTCCTGTGCACAAAAACGACCGGACACGCCTGGCTGTTTTCCAGAATGCGGTACGCCAGGAAGCGCACCACGTCAAAACATCACTGGAGCTGCGTCTGCACGACGCTGCAGGGCACCTTCGCTGGTACCGCATTGAGGCCTCAAACCTGACCAACGCCCAGGGAAAGCCCATTTATATTTTTGGCATCATTACAGATATTGACCAGCAAAAGGCCTTGGAGCTGCAGCTCCGCTCCCAGGCCAATCGGGACAGCGCCACGGGCATGCGCAATAAAATGGCCACGGAACAGGCCGCCGCGCGGGTGCTGGATATGCTCAACAGACATGCAGAAGTCCCCGACGATGCCCAAGGCTACGCCATGTTTATGATCGATTTTGACAACTTTAAAAGCATTAACGACAGACTGGGGCACGCGGCCGGCGACAGAGCCATTCTTGAGATGGCCCAGATCATCAGCAAAAATTTTCGCAATACGGATATTGTCGGCCGCGTAGGCGGGGACGAATTTCTGGTATTCTGCACGGCAAAAATGCACAAAGAACAGATCCGCCAGCGCGCCCGGCAGCTGGTCAGCCAGCTGCACACCCAGTGCCGCGCCTCCGAAGACAGCCTCTCGCTTACCGCCAGCCTGGGGGTGGCCTGCTACCCGCAGGACGGCAAAGACTTTGCCACCCTGTTCAACCATGCGGATATGGCCACCTATGAAGCCAAACGTCAAGGCCGGAACCGCTGTGTCTTTTTTGACGAGTTAGGCGTCGGTGATGCGACGAGTCCGGCGGCGGTGCGCGCTGCGACAACAAAAAACGCCGACGATGCCGTGCCTCTCCTGGAAGACTGA
- a CDS encoding aspartate aminotransferase family protein yields MSQAFAAVKAAEEQLLCRSYSRYPLAVVRGKGARLWDVDGKEYIDLLAGIAVTALGHCNDEICAALEQQARKLWHVSNLFYQEEQLDLARRLLSTSHHGKAFFCNSGAEANEACIKLARRYMRTVKKRDAYTIISLGGCFHGRTLGTLAATGRESLSEGFTPLPEGFVQVPTGDLAALEAAVTPATAAVLVEVVQGEGGIVPLPAAYLRGVEALCRRHDILFLCDEVQAGMCRTGKFWAFQNFGLTPDAISIAKSLANGLPMGAMLATDEMAKGFGPGSHATTFGGGALTSAVAAKVVEIMQRDHLADRAAALGGRLLETLRGLQAALPDKIREVRGLGLMIGVELAVPAQAVWEELLRRGIICNLSHGTTLRLLPPLTIDEADLDVFTATLEAILRS; encoded by the coding sequence ATGTCACAAGCCTTTGCCGCCGTCAAAGCCGCAGAAGAGCAATTGCTCTGCCGTTCGTACAGCCGTTATCCCCTGGCTGTGGTCCGAGGCAAAGGCGCCCGACTTTGGGACGTGGACGGCAAGGAATACATCGACCTGCTGGCCGGCATTGCAGTGACGGCCCTTGGCCACTGCAACGACGAAATCTGCGCCGCGCTGGAACAGCAGGCCCGCAAACTCTGGCACGTGAGCAACCTCTTTTATCAGGAGGAACAGCTGGATCTGGCCCGCCGCCTGCTTTCCACCAGCCACCACGGCAAGGCCTTTTTCTGCAATTCCGGGGCCGAGGCTAACGAAGCCTGCATCAAGCTGGCCCGCCGCTACATGCGCACGGTCAAAAAACGGGACGCCTACACCATTATTTCACTGGGTGGTTGTTTTCACGGGCGCACCCTGGGCACCCTGGCGGCCACGGGGCGCGAGAGTCTGAGTGAGGGCTTTACCCCTCTGCCAGAAGGCTTTGTGCAGGTGCCCACGGGCGATCTGGCGGCTCTGGAGGCCGCCGTCACCCCGGCCACCGCAGCCGTGCTGGTGGAGGTAGTGCAGGGCGAAGGCGGCATCGTGCCCCTGCCCGCAGCCTATCTGCGCGGGGTAGAGGCCCTCTGCCGCCGCCACGACATCCTTTTTCTCTGCGACGAAGTGCAGGCCGGCATGTGCCGCACGGGCAAGTTCTGGGCTTTCCAGAACTTCGGGCTCACCCCGGACGCCATCAGCATAGCCAAGTCCCTGGCCAACGGTCTGCCCATGGGGGCCATGCTGGCCACGGACGAAATGGCCAAAGGCTTCGGCCCCGGCAGCCACGCCACCACCTTCGGCGGCGGCGCCCTGACCTCCGCCGTGGCGGCCAAAGTGGTGGAGATCATGCAACGCGACCATCTGGCAGACCGGGCCGCCGCGCTGGGCGGACGCCTGCTGGAGACACTCCGGGGGTTGCAGGCCGCCCTGCCGGACAAAATTCGCGAAGTGCGCGGACTGGGCCTGATGATCGGCGTGGAGCTGGCCGTGCCCGCTCAGGCCGTGTGGGAGGAACTGCTGCGCCGGGGCATCATCTGCAACCTGAGCCACGGCACCACCTTGCGCCTCCTGCCCCCTCTGACCATTGACGAGGCCGATCTGGACGTTTTCACCGCCACCCTGGAAGCCATTTTGCGCAGCTGA
- the dut gene encoding dUTP diphosphatase encodes MLNAPEGHLESRLTGGFAPCPKVCGRECFSPAADFAPLWEAVAAAGQTKTRSIGAGRHSALAPRGNLRYYTGMNTPHPTFVPPAATAALDVNVAFVSPAARALYLADPEAGLAPATAQAVGLDLRACLTADEAVVRPGARLAVPTGLSVQPHCADVAGFIYSRSGLGARDGLTVAQGVGVVDPDYTGEILVYLLNTSENPLRIKRGDRVAQLIFQPITRPCWREVPSLAATARGAGGFGHTGR; translated from the coding sequence GTGTTAAATGCTCCAGAAGGACACCTGGAGAGCCGCCTGACGGGCGGTTTTGCCCCCTGTCCAAAAGTCTGCGGCCGGGAATGCTTTTCCCCGGCAGCGGACTTTGCCCCGCTATGGGAGGCCGTTGCCGCGGCGGGACAGACAAAAACCCGGAGCATCGGGGCGGGCCGCCATTCCGCGCTTGCCCCCAGGGGCAACCTGCGCTACTACACGGGCATGAACACGCCCCACCCCACCTTTGTGCCTCCCGCCGCCACGGCCGCCTTGGACGTGAACGTGGCCTTTGTGTCTCCCGCCGCACGGGCTCTGTATTTGGCCGACCCTGAGGCCGGCCTTGCCCCGGCCACAGCCCAGGCCGTTGGCCTGGATCTGCGCGCCTGCCTTACGGCCGACGAGGCCGTGGTGCGGCCCGGCGCACGGCTGGCAGTGCCCACGGGGCTGAGCGTGCAGCCGCACTGCGCGGACGTGGCGGGCTTTATCTATTCCCGCAGCGGTCTGGGCGCGCGCGACGGCCTCACCGTGGCGCAGGGCGTGGGCGTGGTGGACCCGGACTATACCGGAGAAATCCTGGTCTACCTCCTGAACACGTCGGAAAACCCCCTGCGCATTAAACGCGGCGACCGCGTAGCCCAGCTCATTTTTCAGCCCATAACGCGCCCCTGCTGGCGCGAAGTCCCGTCCCTGGCCGCTACGGCCCGGGGCGCGGGCGGATTCGGACACACGGGCCGCTGA